CGGGCGCTTTCAACTCGCTCATGGCGCGGAAGCTGAGGAACCGGTGCCGCGGCACGTAGACGTTCTCGACGACCACGGTGTTGGAGCCGGTGCCGCGCAGGCCGACCACGTGCCACACATCGTTGATCTTGTACTCGCTGCGCGGGATCAGGAACGAGCCGAAGTCGACCGGCTTGCCGTTCTTGATGACCGGGCCGCCCACGACCACCCAGTCCGCGTGGCCGGACCCCGAGGACCAGGCCCAGGAGCCGTTGACGGTGTAGCCCTCGCCGTCGTCGGTGACCACGCCCGCGCCCATGGGCGCGTAGGAGGAGGAGATCCGGACGTCGGTGTTCTCGCCCCAGACCTCTTCCTGCGCGCGCTGGTCGAACAGCGCCAGGTGCCAGTTGTGGACGCCGATGATGCCCGCGACCCAGCCGGTGGAACCGCACGCGCTGGCGATCTTGCGGACGGTGTCGTAGAAGACGACCGGGTCGGCCGCGTGGCCGCCCCACTGCTTGGGCTGAAGCAGCTTGAAGAAACCGGCGGCCTCGAGCTCCTTGATGGACTCGTCCGGGATCTGGCGCAGATCCTCGGCCTGCTGGGCGCGCTCACGCAGGGTGGGCAGCAGCGCCTCGACCCGCTCAACTACTTCTTGCGTCAT
This sequence is a window from Nocardia yunnanensis. Protein-coding genes within it:
- the hsaA gene encoding 3-hydroxy-9,10-secoandrosta-1,3,5(10)-triene-9,17-dione monooxygenase oxygenase subunit, translating into MTQEVVERVEALLPTLRERAQQAEDLRQIPDESIKELEAAGFFKLLQPKQWGGHAADPVVFYDTVRKIASACGSTGWVAGIIGVHNWHLALFDQRAQEEVWGENTDVRISSSYAPMGAGVVTDDGEGYTVNGSWAWSSGSGHADWVVVGGPVIKNGKPVDFGSFLIPRSEYKINDVWHVVGLRGTGSNTVVVENVYVPRHRFLSFRAMSELKAPGLEQNTDPVYKMPWGTIHPTTISTPIVGMAYGAYEAHVEHQGKRVRAAYAGENAKDDPFGKVRIAEAASDIDAAWRQLSGNVADEYAYLLRGEDVPFDVRARARRDQVRATGRAVASIDKLFEASGATALANGTPLQRFWRDAHAGRVHAANDAERAYVMYGTHAFGLPITDTMV